A stretch of the [Limnothrix rosea] IAM M-220 genome encodes the following:
- a CDS encoding sulfurtransferase TusA family protein, producing MPEPLIADARLDLRGTPCPINFVRTKLQLKRMIPNSLLEVWLDAGEPMEQVPDSLTMEGYVVEQAIAQGDGDYYALWVRCPAGE from the coding sequence ATGCCTGAACCATTGATTGCTGATGCTCGACTTGATTTGCGGGGCACTCCTTGTCCGATTAATTTTGTGCGGACTAAGTTGCAGCTGAAAAGGATGATTCCTAATTCTCTTTTGGAGGTGTGGTTAGATGCTGGTGAACCGATGGAGCAGGTTCCGGATAGTTTGACGATGGAGGGATATGTTGTGGAGCAGGCGATCGCCCAAGGGGACGGGGATTATTATGCTCTCTGGGTGCGTTGTCCGGCTGGAGAGTAG
- the dnaJ gene encoding molecular chaperone DnaJ produces the protein MAGDYYEILGVSRDCGKDELKRAYRRLARQYHPDVNKEPGAEDKFKEINRAYEVLSEPEARARYDRFGEAGVSGAGGGGAEYSDMGGFADIFETIFSGFGGMGGPGGATGTRRRSGPTRGDDLRLDLKLDFKEAIFGGEKEIRIPHLETCKTCSGSGAKAGTSSDTCGTCSGSGQVRRATRTPFGSFAQVSVCPTCNGDGQVIAEKCESCGGVGRKQETKKLKITIPPGVDTGTRLRVSREGDAGLKGGPPGDLYVYLAVNSDKKFRRDGINIQSDVEISYLQAILGDMVTVETVDGTEELNIPAGLQPNKVLILEGKGVPKLGNPVSRGDHLITVKVVIPTKLGREEKELLQQLARIKGSSTGKGGFEGIFGGMFNK, from the coding sequence ATGGCTGGTGATTATTACGAAATCCTTGGTGTATCCCGTGATTGCGGAAAGGATGAGCTGAAGCGGGCTTATCGTCGTTTGGCTCGTCAGTATCACCCTGATGTCAATAAGGAGCCTGGGGCTGAAGACAAGTTTAAAGAAATTAATCGAGCTTATGAGGTGCTTTCTGAGCCTGAGGCTCGGGCTCGGTATGACCGCTTTGGTGAAGCTGGGGTGTCCGGCGCTGGTGGCGGAGGGGCTGAGTATAGTGACATGGGTGGCTTCGCTGATATTTTCGAAACGATCTTCAGTGGTTTCGGCGGTATGGGAGGGCCTGGTGGCGCAACTGGAACTCGCCGTCGTAGTGGGCCGACTCGTGGTGATGATCTACGTCTTGATTTAAAGCTTGATTTTAAGGAAGCGATTTTTGGTGGAGAGAAGGAAATTCGTATTCCTCATCTTGAAACCTGTAAAACTTGTAGTGGTTCTGGTGCTAAGGCTGGGACTTCATCTGATACTTGTGGCACTTGTAGTGGGTCTGGTCAGGTACGTCGTGCAACGCGTACGCCTTTTGGTAGTTTTGCTCAGGTGTCTGTTTGTCCAACTTGTAATGGTGATGGTCAGGTCATTGCTGAGAAGTGTGAATCTTGTGGTGGTGTTGGACGAAAGCAGGAAACGAAGAAATTAAAAATCACAATTCCACCTGGGGTTGATACGGGCACTCGTTTGCGGGTATCTCGCGAAGGGGATGCTGGTCTAAAGGGTGGCCCTCCGGGGGATTTATATGTTTATTTGGCTGTTAATTCGGATAAGAAATTCCGGCGTGATGGCATTAATATTCAGTCTGATGTTGAGATTAGCTATTTGCAGGCGATTCTTGGCGATATGGTTACGGTTGAAACGGTGGATGGGACGGAGGAGCTTAATATTCCTGCGGGTCTCCAGCCTAATAAAGTCTTGATCTTAGAAGGTAAGGGTGTACCAAAGCTTGGTAATCCAGTGAGTCGGGGTGATCATTTGATTACGGTGAAGGTTGTGATCCCGACTAAGCTGGGTCGTGAAGAAAAGGAGTTGTTGCAACAACTGGCACGGATTAAAGGGTCTAGTACTGGTAAGGGTGGCTTTGAGGGAATTTTCGGCGGTATGTTTAACAAATAA
- a CDS encoding IctB family putative bicarbonate transporter: protein MTASWQRWIFLQFPFEVWLRNSYVYGGFGLLAPWRGGSWMLQWAEPLGALIICGLLLLAPFVSTGVIGFLLLAGAAYWALLSISDPPANYLTSIHILVFLYASVAAIAAVLSPVKAAAISGLIKLCLYLLFFALSARVLRSPKILAGVIWVYLMLSLVVSGYGIRQEFFGVEQLATWNDPLSELANDTRVYSYLGNPNLLASYLIPAIAFSAVAFLIWKTWPQKILAAVAFVCNTACVFLTDSRGGWLALLAAGVVGALMLYVWYGDRLSPFWRRWLLPLCFAFSFGLLAVAVVAVDSIRIRLFSIFSWRGDSSNNFRINVWYAVFRMIGDRPFLGIGPGNDAFNLMYPRYMESRFSALSAYSVILETAVEIGFIGLSIFCWLIINIFGQGLQIVKHLRDHHKQEGLWLVGAIAGMAGLMTQGLFDTVWYRPQVNTLWWLMVGMIAAYYPQIKQFKQNG, encoded by the coding sequence ATGACGGCATCTTGGCAGCGCTGGATATTTTTACAATTTCCTTTTGAGGTTTGGCTTCGCAATAGTTATGTTTACGGTGGTTTTGGCTTGCTGGCACCGTGGCGTGGTGGGAGCTGGATGCTGCAATGGGCGGAACCACTGGGGGCTTTGATTATCTGTGGGTTGTTGCTCTTGGCACCGTTTGTTTCTACGGGGGTGATTGGTTTTTTACTTCTTGCGGGAGCTGCCTATTGGGCTTTACTGAGTATTTCTGATCCGCCTGCTAATTATTTAACCTCAATTCATATTCTGGTATTTCTCTACGCTAGTGTGGCGGCGATCGCCGCAGTTTTGTCTCCGGTGAAAGCGGCCGCAATATCGGGCTTGATCAAGCTCTGTTTGTACCTCCTCTTTTTTGCCCTCAGCGCCAGAGTGCTGCGATCGCCCAAGATTTTAGCGGGTGTGATTTGGGTTTATTTAATGTTGTCCCTTGTGGTCAGTGGCTACGGTATTCGCCAAGAATTTTTTGGTGTTGAACAGTTGGCGACGTGGAATGATCCCCTATCGGAGCTGGCCAATGATACGCGAGTCTATAGTTACCTCGGTAATCCAAACCTGCTGGCTAGTTATTTAATTCCGGCGATCGCCTTTAGCGCTGTGGCGTTTTTAATTTGGAAAACATGGCCTCAGAAAATCCTAGCTGCGGTCGCCTTCGTTTGTAATACAGCCTGTGTCTTTCTCACCGATAGTCGTGGGGGGTGGCTCGCCTTACTTGCCGCGGGTGTTGTGGGAGCCTTGATGTTGTATGTCTGGTATGGCGATCGCCTCAGTCCTTTCTGGCGACGGTGGTTGTTGCCCCTGTGCTTTGCCTTCAGTTTTGGATTACTGGCCGTTGCCGTTGTGGCGGTGGATTCCATTCGGATTCGCTTATTTAGTATTTTTTCGTGGCGTGGCGATAGTAGTAATAATTTTCGGATTAATGTCTGGTACGCAGTGTTTCGCATGATCGGCGATCGCCCATTCTTGGGCATTGGCCCCGGTAACGATGCCTTTAACCTCATGTACCCGCGTTATATGGAAAGTCGTTTTTCTGCCCTGAGTGCCTATTCCGTTATCCTAGAAACCGCCGTTGAAATTGGCTTCATTGGCCTCAGCATTTTCTGCTGGTTAATCATTAATATTTTTGGACAAGGTTTACAAATCGTAAAGCACCTCCGCGATCACCATAAACAAGAAGGCCTATGGCTGGTGGGGGCGATCGCCGGGATGGCCGGCCTCATGACCCAAGGACTTTTTGACACTGTTTGGTATCGACCTCAAGTCAATACTTTGTGGTGGTTAATGGTCGGTATGATTGCAGCCTATTACCCCCAGATAAAGCAATTCAAACAGAACGGTTAG
- the rsgA gene encoding small ribosomal subunit biogenesis GTPase RsgA has product MAQADVGSVTGIVTAVQANFYHVQPRDGSADLLCTRRTRLKKVGQRVMVGDRVVVEEIDLQDRRGAIAKVLPRKTELDRPPVANADQLLLVFALAEPLLDPWQLSRFLVKAESTGLSLLLALNKQDLLTMEECETWRERLSQWGYDTVFLSVEQQMGLELLKEKLAGKISVVAGPSGVGKSSLINCLIPEATLRVGRVSGKLQRGRHTTRHVELFELPNGGLLADSPGFNQPDWQILPQDLENYFPEIRVQLAQQNCQFKDCLHLQEPNCAVSDGWERYEIYQKFLEEAIAYKETIQQQKDDESQLKVKMTADGEQHEPKLATKKYRRSSRRERHQNLKDLYEKQSVEDLFRDE; this is encoded by the coding sequence GTGGCTCAAGCTGATGTTGGATCGGTGACGGGGATTGTAACGGCTGTTCAGGCGAATTTTTATCATGTGCAACCGAGGGATGGTTCGGCTGATCTGCTGTGTACGCGACGGACGCGCTTAAAGAAGGTTGGGCAGCGGGTGATGGTCGGGGATCGGGTGGTCGTTGAGGAAATCGATCTTCAGGATAGACGAGGGGCGATCGCCAAAGTTTTACCGCGAAAAACAGAATTAGATCGTCCGCCTGTGGCGAATGCTGACCAGCTATTGTTGGTTTTTGCTTTGGCAGAGCCGCTTCTTGATCCGTGGCAACTGAGTCGTTTTTTAGTGAAGGCAGAGTCAACAGGATTGTCGTTGCTTTTGGCTTTGAATAAGCAAGATTTGTTGACGATGGAAGAATGTGAGACTTGGCGAGAGCGCTTAAGTCAATGGGGCTATGACACGGTTTTCCTTAGTGTCGAGCAGCAAATGGGTCTGGAATTGCTCAAGGAAAAATTAGCTGGAAAAATTTCTGTGGTGGCAGGCCCTTCTGGGGTGGGCAAATCGAGTTTGATTAATTGTTTGATTCCGGAGGCGACTTTGCGAGTCGGTCGTGTTTCTGGGAAGTTGCAGCGGGGTAGGCATACAACCCGCCATGTGGAATTATTTGAGTTGCCTAATGGTGGTTTGTTGGCGGATAGTCCGGGGTTTAATCAACCGGATTGGCAAATTTTGCCGCAGGATCTGGAAAATTATTTTCCTGAGATTCGTGTGCAACTGGCGCAACAGAATTGTCAGTTTAAGGATTGTCTTCATTTGCAGGAACCGAATTGTGCGGTGTCTGATGGTTGGGAGCGTTATGAGATTTATCAGAAATTTTTGGAGGAGGCGATCGCCTATAAAGAGACCATACAGCAACAAAAAGATGATGAATCGCAGTTAAAAGTCAAAATGACCGCTGATGGCGAACAGCATGAACCGAAGCTGGCGACAAAAAAATATCGTCGCTCTTCCCGCCGTGAACGCCACCAAAATTTAAAGGATTTGTACGAAAAGCAATCTGTGGAAGATTTATTTCGTGACGAATAG
- a CDS encoding ATP-binding protein: protein MILIGDNPQLARDFYRKITLSFTKVYFETTAASLFKQAIALKPRFIILNFELLGESIYRLCRNLKDQDILANTPLILTNLPNEIDAKSRGLKAGADDVVTQPFDHVELLQRVKQQLRYQELQRLQQQQDESLHKTIKRQRVLSAVIERIRHSLDLDKIFWRTVEELHFSLKCDRAVIYRFNPDWSGDFVAEALSPQWRSVINNPSEAVEKIKANSASEADSDQCIIKLLDGKQNNKIKDTYLQENQGGIYQNKDATYRAVNDINSAGFSRCYIELLETFQAKAYVVVPIFLGDHLWGLLGIYQNDAPRQWQPQERDMLLQIASQLGIALQQAEMLRELRVAKEKAEAANKAKSLFLANISHELRTPLSSILGFAELLGNDPSLEPDQLDSVNCIYQSGKHLLDLINDVLSMSQIEAGKVTLNPETFELMHCLMSIKNILQIAANRKEINLVFQLDENLPEFVYFDQAKLRQILINLLSNAIKFTDIGEVALQVTCRVISESMSMLRFEVIDTGLGIPAAEQKVLFQAFQQTTSGRQSKQGTGLGLAISQSFVQKMGGEIKVESEVGHGSRFWFELPINHRDIFAAPKDELLDISPFGIVPTDTDGQNMPKVLIVEEHLAQRELLQVQLMGLDLQTEVTADSRAGLQCWRSWQPDLVLLNLRMPSVDGQSMIQEINQAIAANPEYKKPKIIVLTADVFYDQDLGEPSVACDDIIYKPVPSDRLLNTIQSHIKTGKGESNK from the coding sequence ATGATTTTAATTGGCGATAATCCACAATTAGCTCGTGATTTCTATAGAAAAATCACCCTTAGTTTTACAAAAGTTTACTTCGAAACAACTGCCGCTAGCCTATTTAAACAGGCGATCGCCCTTAAACCGCGATTTATAATTTTAAATTTCGAGCTATTGGGAGAAAGTATTTATCGCCTCTGTCGCAACCTCAAAGATCAAGATATCTTAGCGAATACACCGTTGATTTTAACCAATCTACCGAATGAAATAGATGCAAAATCCCGCGGTTTAAAAGCTGGAGCCGATGATGTGGTGACTCAGCCTTTCGATCATGTTGAACTATTGCAGCGCGTGAAACAACAACTACGCTATCAAGAATTACAGCGATTACAGCAACAGCAAGACGAATCGCTCCACAAAACTATTAAACGCCAAAGGGTATTGAGCGCCGTCATTGAACGGATTCGCCATAGTCTTGATTTGGACAAAATCTTTTGGAGAACCGTAGAAGAACTCCATTTTTCCCTAAAGTGTGACCGCGCTGTTATTTATCGTTTTAATCCTGATTGGAGTGGTGACTTTGTCGCTGAAGCACTTTCTCCCCAATGGCGATCCGTGATCAATAACCCCAGCGAAGCAGTAGAGAAAATAAAAGCGAATTCGGCAAGCGAAGCTGACTCTGACCAATGCATTATAAAATTACTCGATGGCAAGCAAAATAACAAAATAAAAGATACCTATCTCCAAGAAAATCAAGGGGGAATATATCAAAACAAAGACGCAACTTATCGCGCAGTTAATGATATTAACTCGGCCGGATTTTCCCGTTGCTATATTGAGCTTCTTGAGACATTTCAAGCTAAGGCCTATGTTGTTGTACCGATCTTTTTAGGCGATCACCTATGGGGTTTACTCGGCATTTACCAGAACGATGCCCCGCGCCAATGGCAACCACAGGAAAGGGATATGTTGCTACAAATTGCGAGCCAACTCGGCATTGCCCTCCAGCAAGCTGAAATGTTGAGAGAGTTGCGAGTCGCCAAGGAAAAAGCTGAAGCGGCCAATAAAGCAAAAAGTTTATTTCTTGCCAACATAAGCCATGAGCTGAGAACCCCCTTAAGTTCGATCCTTGGTTTTGCAGAACTACTCGGTAATGATCCCAGTTTAGAACCAGATCAACTAGATTCTGTAAACTGCATTTATCAAAGTGGGAAACACCTGCTTGATTTGATTAATGATGTCCTTTCAATGTCACAAATTGAAGCGGGTAAAGTCACTTTAAATCCAGAAACTTTTGAATTGATGCATTGTTTAATGTCCATCAAAAATATTCTACAAATTGCTGCTAACCGCAAGGAAATAAACCTTGTCTTTCAGTTAGATGAAAATCTGCCAGAATTTGTCTATTTCGATCAAGCTAAACTGCGGCAAATTTTAATTAATCTTCTTAGTAATGCCATCAAGTTTACGGATATTGGTGAAGTCGCACTACAGGTGACCTGCCGTGTGATTTCGGAGTCGATGTCGATGCTACGGTTTGAGGTCATTGATACGGGGTTAGGTATTCCTGCCGCTGAACAAAAAGTTCTATTCCAAGCTTTTCAGCAAACAACTTCTGGTCGACAGTCGAAACAGGGGACGGGTTTGGGTTTGGCGATTAGTCAGAGTTTTGTGCAGAAAATGGGAGGCGAAATCAAGGTTGAAAGTGAGGTTGGTCATGGGTCTCGTTTCTGGTTCGAGTTACCAATAAATCACCGGGATATTTTTGCTGCACCGAAGGATGAGCTGCTGGATATTTCTCCTTTTGGGATTGTACCGACTGATACGGATGGGCAAAATATGCCGAAGGTTTTGATTGTAGAAGAGCATTTAGCGCAGCGGGAACTTTTGCAGGTGCAGCTCATGGGTCTGGATCTTCAAACGGAGGTGACTGCGGATAGTCGCGCGGGTCTTCAGTGTTGGCGTAGCTGGCAACCGGATCTTGTGTTATTAAATTTGCGGATGCCTTCGGTGGATGGGCAAAGTATGATTCAAGAAATAAATCAGGCGATCGCCGCTAATCCCGAGTACAAAAAACCGAAGATTATTGTGCTGACGGCGGATGTTTTTTATGACCAAGACCTTGGCGAGCCATCCGTAGCATGTGATGACATCATTTACAAACCTGTGCCATCAGATAGGTTATTGAACACTATTCAAAGCCACATTAAGACAGGCAAAGGAGAGTCTAATAAATAG